The following nucleotide sequence is from Lytechinus pictus isolate F3 Inbred chromosome 10, Lp3.0, whole genome shotgun sequence.
TATACTGGGTTGTTCTATTCAGCAGAAGCTGGACAGTAAACTATGAAGTATAATATTCTAAATACAGTGACAATTGAAAGTTTCAGGGTTAAAGGTCACACCTTTTAATACTCGCAAATTTCATCATGTATCAAGGGACCTTACAAGTTAAAATTAACTATTCTCACAACCTAACAATGTTTATAACGAACTATTATGATGCaaaacataatttaaaaaaaatgatatttcgaCGTCAATAATCCTTTTGGTCATAGCCTCTAGAGTTTAGCACAGGTCAAATCTGAATTGCATCcgaatttttaaatgaaacctatgataaaatataacacTGATGAAACAATAATgctttaatcatatttttagtgttatgatcagaccagtgtttgtactactacgataaatcattttaaatcacTTTGgatatatgcaaattagacgtctttccactGCATGGATTTTCTGGACTTTAAGTATGTCATTTTGgagacttcatggaaatgcatcgtgctcaaattaattgtattgcaatttttacactAGAAGCCTGTTTATCATAAATCGGAGATGCTAAGTGTCAGTATTCTAAaatgttaaggtcattgaccttttccTGCTCTctagggtcaaaggtcaaaacttATAATGCACAAAATTCTCTCTACAATATCAGGATACcttcaaaatcattattatttttttcttcattataaccatatttattATGAACTAAtaatgcaaaacatcaattttctgatattttgaggtcGTTCaccttaaggtcattgacctctagaggtcagcagATGTCAAATTTGACTTACATCCTGATTTCAAAATGAAGCCTATGCTAACATATAACACTGGTGAaagttttaattcttttatcataattttttaaaagtactATGATCAGACCAGTGTTTGTCCTAATATCAATACTCATGAAAATTTCTCACGGTAGctgccattttggatttatgcaaattagacatctttccactaaatggatttttctggactgttagtatgtcattttggggacttcatGAAAACGCATTGCGTTGAAAAAAATTCCATTGCAATTTGTCTGCGGACAAAccttatttttcctggactattAGGCCGACATGTATACAagtaatatatataatgtaaacgtgattttttttttgctacagTGAATCACAACAGCATGATCAGTGAAACTAACTCCTTActgaccgatggtatgtcatagGAGATAACATTATATCACCCTGGAGTTGGTTTGTTGGGGTGACTGTAGCATAAGATGAATGTTAATTCAGTCCAAACATATCAGTTGCAGGGAATTCTGAAACATAGTCTTTGATAGCCTCTGGGTTAGCATTTCTGTAATCCAACAACTGTTCCATACATTGAATAGCAATGGGATCAAATGACATTTGGAACTTATTTGCAAAGAGGTGACGAGCATGGGCCAGATGTTGAACATATCCTGCTCCGAAGATGCAGATGTTTCTCACATATTTACCAACACATTCAGGTGTCTTGAAAGTGTTCTTCCAGTGGACAAACCTGACAATGCTATTCCAAGATGACTTGGTGTACCCTCCAGGAACACCAGGTATCCTGTGGAGTGTCACCCAGTAGTGTTCATCAGGACTGAAAGTGTCTTCACTGTATTTCAATAGGTCAATAGCTGTTTGGTTGTGGATGACAAAGTGGACAAACTCCTTAGTGGCAGCGTAGTAGGCATTGCCAAAGAAGAACCGGAAGTCTTGCGGAGGTGGTGGCTTTGGCACATCCTTCATCTTGATCATCATGTTATTTCGGAATTCATGGTGTATGCGAGTCCGATGATCAAACCAATCTGGTGCTAGGATACCAGGGATGTCATTATATCCTTGGAAAGCCTTCAACTGATGAACGATCTCCAGATTGGTTTTGAGTGGAAAATCTTGTGCACAAAGGTTCAAGACATAGTTCCAAGGTTCTGGTCTTTGCAGGAGATCTGACATGCAATTGATATCGGCTTGAAGACGACTTGAATGAGCATAATTCACCTTGACTGTCTTTGAGGCAATGAAAACATTTGGCAAGCATTCAGCTAGGGATCGAACAGAATCCTGAAATAATGAAGGTGACTTTGCATCTGGATGGATACAGTATACATTCTGTGGCTGATATACGGCACGGAGTAATCTTTCAAGTTGTGAGGATTCTGAGTGGGTGACTATAATGTATGCGATTGGAAACTCTGCTTCTTCCTTTGATCGTGGGAATACCGGATACCTTCGTTGACTACGGTAATGCTCACAGTCACTGGTCCAATTCTTGACTTCAACAGCTGTTGGTATCTGTTTTCCATTTGTTTTCAACAtctttgttgccatggtaatagACTGATGCTCTCCTCGTATTATGGCTGCACAGTTAACTGGAAAGTGTTTATGATAAGAAGAAACAGAGGATGAGTTCCATTTCCCCTCGTCAAAGAGCTTTTTAGCTTTCACCTGGGGATAAGAACTATTTGGCTGTTGCGCATCCACCATCTTTGTTCTCAatgaatcattatcattacttttgTTTGGACCAAAGATCGAACCATTAATTGAGTTTTTGCCTGAAATTTCTTTTTCTGAGTTGTTAGTTGTATGGTATTTCTGGTAAACTTGGTATTGGATGACATAAAGCACAATAATTGCCATGGCCGTCCATAACACGGATGCCCATGATAGACTCAATGAGAGTCGACTGCTCACTCTACGTGCTTTCCTGGCGACGATCATGGTATTTTCAGCAGGTTTCTCACATTAAAAATTCAATTGTGATCCATGTAGTCCATTCCGTCTCCTACAAAAATGTGAAGGATGGAGAGGAGAAGAAATGGGataagaagaaggaagaaataaagaagaataataagaagagaggaaggggagaTGTTGATTATAAAATTATGTGGGAACACAGGGAAGAAGTAGATAAAGGCAAAGAAGAATAAGGACGAAGGGGAGAaataggaaaaataatttttttaaagaaaagtgggaagaaaaaaaggaaataaagaaaaagaaagtataaataaagaaaaaaaaagaacaagaaaaattaaGAATTTGAAGGGGAAAACGATGaataagaagatgaagaaaaggggATGAGGGGAGGAAGAATAAGAAGACAATAAGTTGCATTTTGCTCTAATCACACATTCATGAAACAAACATcgtaaaatacaaaaatggaaTCTCTTATACCGAATGCTGAAAAACATAAAATTGCTTGTCTTTGAAACTAAACCTGAAAACGTCTTCTTTATACGAATATAAATCTTCTTGTAACTAACTAGGATGAATGAATATGAACAAGAAGCTGCCACAATTTTGATCATCATTCCAATACGGAGCATACTTATGATGTATTTTTTAGCTCTGAATATATTATGACTCATGTCTTCATAAATTGTGTTCGTTGGTCAAACAACTGTCAGACAGTTATACCCTCGACTTCTTTAACATGTTTAGATTACGAATATaaccaaattattttgaaaatcgtAAGAAATTCAACTGTGCTTACCTTGTTACATGATGAACGAACACCGGGGAGCCTCTGGTTATTAATTCCAAACTCAGATCaccttatttattcatcaacCGCCGCTGTTTTCTACTCGTCTATGTTGTATAGTCCCTCAATACATCGCCTTATTTTCAACCAGTACGCATATAGAACACGTTACAACTTAAACTGGATTGAACAATGGATTATCGATTGGGAAACCATATACAGTCCTCCGGTCGTATACAATAAATGAAGTCTCGAACTTGTTAAAGGCCGGAGTAAACCTTTAATAGTTGAAAGTTAAAAGCCATTCACTGCTATTATAGTTGCCATAGCAAGCCGAACCAAGCCAATCAATGATCACGAAAATCAGCGGTGTCAGCTGTCGGCGGACAAAATATTAATGAACTATAATGAAGTATCCCCCTCGGAGCATATTTCtatgatatttcaaacaatatgtATTCCTAAATGAAAACAGAtgtaacaaaaattaaatataatatataaaaaaaaaacgttttagtAGTCTGGTGATCTCAACCTGCGGTTTCCTGCTATAGATTTAACAACCCTCGTGTGGATATTACGGACGGGTCAATCGACTTGATGGGATGGCTAATAATGGCAAGATACAATATGACCCCTATTCCGGATAACTTATATTCAAGCTCtctacagttttttttaatcatattaatttcacattttatattAATATCTATCTTGCATTTATTTTGTGTGGGTTGCGTTTagaaatgagaaataaaatcgATTAATCAGAGAATGCCAGCGGTATACAAGTTAAGCCTATAATTTTTAGTCAACAAAGAATAACATGTTGTCATGGCGCATGGCGACTTAACTGGCAAGATAATGTAGCTCTGTCGACTTCCAAAGTACCTCCTGTAATAAACAGATGAGTTTTGAATGACTTTATGGTACATGAATTGGCAGTGTCCACATCAGTAATGATTCAGAACCAAACACAGCAACAAAGTTCATTTACCAAAAACCAACGATTCATGTAAATGGGACAATATATACAGCAAGTGAGATAAGTCAACTTCATTCTATGTAGGATCGATACTTTGTATTGGATATTCAATCCACACTGTTACAAGTGAGATCATAGAtcccataatcatgataatcccAATACCTGAGCCTTAAATTCGCACTTTATGATAAGTCTATTCACTCatgccttatttttttttcgagcCCTACATGCTTGATAGATTTCACTGATCGCGACCTTGGCTCTATATATAGTCTACTCTTATCCCCACTttatttatcataataattgtattttaggcttttgtttgaaattatcatgattatgaaaaaaaactatCTGAATCCAATCTCAGTTagacattttttaaaaggaatgaGCCAGCCTTCTTATACGCATAATCGCCGTTTCTTCAgcaaatattcatcatttttgcgAAACTTAATGACCTAAAAATTGTAAACACTTTTTGCTGTGCGTGAAATGATAGTAATCATAGTatcatattaggtatcaaaatgaAGAAGATGAGCTTTGTTATCATGATGTAAGTGAAATATCATAAACCATTTGCCAATGTTGgaaaactaataataataataataataataataataataattggatttatatagcgctttttccagaggatacaaagcgctctTGACTGCATAAGACAAGTTAAGATTTATGGTTATATAAGTGTGTTTTGAGATGTTTTTTAAGAGGTCAAGAGAAGAGAGGTTTCgaagagatggagggagtttGTTCAAGAGATTGAAAGGAATTGAATCCGGCCTGCTTTCTGGATTATAGGAAGGAGCAGCTGCAGAACGAAGAGAATATGTAGATCTTTGTtgctgaaataatgaagaaatgtaAGAAGGAAGTTGTGGTTTGAACAAGTATTCGATAAAGTATTCTATCAGAAACAGGTAGCCAATGTAGTTCATTTAGAAGAGGGGTAGCATGACACCATTTTGGTTTTTGACAGATTAATCTTGCACATTTGTTCTGAAGGCGTTGAAGTCTTCTAAGATCTTGTTTACTAATACCCCCAAGCAAGCAACCACCATAGTCGAGCCTGGAGAGCACAAGTGCCCTAACAACATTATGACATGTTGCCCTAACAACATTAATAGCCTGAGCGTCCTTTtatttctgggacgcactgtacgtAGGCCTATTGTgcatctttgaaaaaaaaagctcaaTGAAATACCTGTCTTTTGATTATcatttattgtaatattatCGCAGGGCCATTTTTTTTAGGTGGAGCTAAAGGCACTTTCATGGATTTACTGTAATACTATATCGCATGTTACACTGGCGAATAGGTGGGGACTTGGCCGGGTCCACAGttttcaccctgaagaaaaaagggaatatcgaaaaaggaaaggaaagggttGGGAAATATggtatcattttctgaataatatctaaaaatctatcactaaatttgatttttctttaatcaAAAGACTCaagatcattttcattttttcatttcatttcttttgtttctgcaactttttcaaatagaaaataacaaagaaaatacatagtatacccagttgttgtgtgtccggacaggttgtgtgtccggacgatcaattttagacagtcatttggaaaaatttacaagggaagttttatcaatttttagtacaaaatgtcaggaaatattatagagaacaaaatagaagatgattacaactattgaattcgtatttttagtgtaatccaaagacaaggaagaaggcttcaaaaatataaagtgtccggacacccgaccccccatcctacaataacaaaatatttaacaatgaaaaatatgaatatgattgtattttctatgagaaaaataattttagaagGTTGCAGGGGGTGCCACTATAAGCATAGCTTGACTGTGTGGCAACCCCGGAAAAAACAATTTCTTAATGTAGGAGCGCAGGTGCAGAATGGAGGGGGCGGGATGAGGAGGGAAAGAGCGCATGGTCCTTACAATGTACACATaagttgtatatatttatattctttatggaaattgatttcatatgaattcttgttaacaaaaatgaagaaattttgtaaaatggaggaaaataaatgtttatttgaaatgaaattgaaatgaaatgaaacaatgtATTCAGATTTTGAttcgtgttttttttggggaaaaatatatatgttatagATTGACAAAGAcaaagaatacatgtatattttcatttaattcagcGAGTATTTATTAagcagtatttttttaataccttATTTAAAGGGAATTTCGTCTCTATGAGTGAGCCTGAGTGTTTTATGTGCTTACTTGATACTTGATGTAGTAATCCCTTTGGCAGCTCATACAGAAGCTATACTGTGATGATATACTGGgatgtggagcattgtggcccagtggattagtctcctgactttgaaacagagggtcgtgggttcgaatcccagccatggcgtaagtTCCTTCAACAAGATATTTATCCAAATtgagctgcactcaacccaggtgaggtgaatgggtacccggcaggagtaattccttgaatgctctgAGCGCtggaaggcagctcgagctaaagccggggtaataataataataaacaatgcgccttggaatagaatatttctagatagatggcgctatataaatgcctattattataattattagtattattattattattattattattattattattattattattattattattattatgaataaagtGAGCCACTGGAAGGAGCATCATGAAGTGCAGAAATTGTGATGGATAGACATAGCAAGTTTGTATATGCACAGTAAAGCATGATGGCAGGGAGAGCAGCCTCCTTGAAACTGGACATTCCTTTGGTGTCGACAGCTGAAGTGGGTAGGTTGTTCCAGTTCCTTATCGTTCTTGGATAGAACGAGAACTCGAAGGTGTCGATTTTGGCTTCAGCTGATGTACTTCAGGTTGTGATCATGTCTTGTAATAATTGTTGCTGGGGTGACGATAGGGGGAAGAGTTATGAAGACATGATGGTAGTGGATTTTGTGAAAGAGAGAACATTAGGCAAGGATTCGGCGTGTGTGTAGTGCTTCCCATTACAGTGACGTCACAAGAGAGGAAGGTAATGTGGAAATCCTGTAGTCCGAGTACACGATGCGAGCCGCTGATCTTTGTACTTGCTCAAGCAGGTTCATGACTGTGACTGTGTATGGATTCCAGGCCTCACAGCCATACTCTAGTTGGGGGCGCACTAAGGATGTGTAGGCCCTCGACTTCCCATCTCTTGTACAAGAGGAAAGAGTCCTACGCAGGAGACCAAGAGTACGACCCCGAGTACGACTTGCTTTATGCCGGACGAGTTGGCAATGTTTGTTCCATCGCAGATCAGAAGAAACTGTAACACCCAAGTACTTGTAGTTGCTAACTCTAGGGATTACACTATTTGTCAGATGATACTGCTGGATGTTGGTAGTGCGTTTGCGGGTAATAGTTAACACTGCACACTTTTCGATGTTGAAGTCCATCATCCATTTGGTAGACCAACTAGACAGTTGTTGGAGGTCATGTTGGAGGATTTGTTGGTCTTCACAATGCTTGATCTCGTGGTAAATGAAACCGTCATCTGCGAAGAGACGCACCGTTGTTTGTACGTTATCTAGGATGTCATTGATGTACAGCAAAAACAGGGTTGGCCCGATAACGGATCCCTGCGGCACTCCTGATGTTACGTCTCTCCATGTTGACTTTGATCCATCAACAACAACTGCCTGCTTCCGATCAGCGAGAAGTAACATTATCCAACGTAGAGAGTTACCGGTGATTCCATAGAATTAAAGCTTAGAAGACAAAAGATGGTGTGGGACCCGGTCAAAGGCCTTCTGGAAGTCGAGGAAGATGATTTCCGCTTGACTTCGACGTTGAAGGATAGAAGACCATGTACTACTGATGTTAGTTGAGTCGTAGTCTAAATCCATGCTGAGCATCAGTAAGGATGTTTTTTCTCGCTATGTGCTTAGATGTATGGCTCAGGATGATATGCTCCACAACCTTACTGCATATATGCCAGCGAGATTGGTCTATAGTTTGAGGGGTCACACTTTTCACCAGACTTGTGTATGGGAGAGACTAATGCCTGCTTCCACTGATATGGTACAACACCACAGTTGTAACTTTGCTGGAAGAGGAATGAAAGAGGTGCGGCAGTCTCATGAGCTATCAGCTTCAGAAGTTTTGGAGGAATTTCGTCATGTCCGCTAGCCTTGGATGGATTGAGCTGTTGAAGGCGCTTCTCAACCCAGTCCTATGGATGTGCAAGTGGCGAATGGCTGGATATAAAGGGGATGGTCTCTTCTGCACATGTGATTGAGGCTGGCTACGAGTGAAAACTGACTGGAAGAAGTCATGCCTCTGCCTTATCCAAGGCTGTAGCACAAAGCTTGGTCGGAGTACGGAACGTTGGGATACCAATGTTTTCAGATCGACATGTCCTGATGTATGAGCAGAATGACTTTGGATTGTCTTTAAGGCTTTCCCCGATGATGTTGTTGATATACTCCCGACGTGTCTGATGCACAATTTTAGCAACCTGATTCCTATGTTGCCTGTATGCTTTCCATGCTTCTGGACATGACTGTGTATGTGTCTTCTTGAAATTAAAGCCTATCTCTATTCCTCATCTGACGTTAAATGGTTGTTGTAACCCAGGGGAGATGCCTCTTACCCTTACTTATTTTGGAGGGAACAAGCTCAGACATACACCTATTCAAAAAGTTGGTGATCGCTTTCAAGTTTTCATCTACCGAATTCATTTCTGGATTTGATTGAAGAAATTCAGTTGTAAAGTCTGCAGCTGCATTCTTCAGTTGCTGTTGGTTAGCTCTGTGGAACTGGAAAACCTTTCTAGGTGGTTTTACGGAGGTCCTTAGATTTGCAGCAAGCGTGAAGGCAACAATATTGTGATCCGATAAACCAGATTGAATAGAAACATTCTCTACCAGGGCAGGATTTGAGGTAACCACTAAATCAAGGATATTATTTAAAACAGGACGAGTAATCTCCCTTACTACTTGAAACAACGAATTATTAAGTAGAATATCCAAGAGCTTCTGGTGGCTGGTAGTACTGGCGGGATTTGTAGTCATCATGGTTGTCCCAGCTGATGTCAGGATGATTGAAGTCCCCGCCGAGTATGATGTTAGGGTGAGTGCGTCTGTGCCTTGCCATGATTTTGCTCAATGAA
It contains:
- the LOC129269915 gene encoding N-acetyllactosaminide beta-1,6-N-acetylglucosaminyl-transferase-like, coding for MIVARKARRVSSRLSLSLSWASVLWTAMAIIVLYVIQYQVYQKYHTTNNSEKEISGKNSINGSIFGPNKSNDNDSLRTKMVDAQQPNSSYPQVKAKKLFDEGKWNSSSVSSYHKHFPVNCAAIIRGEHQSITMATKMLKTNGKQIPTAVEVKNWTSDCEHYRSQRRYPVFPRSKEEAEFPIAYIIVTHSESSQLERLLRAVYQPQNVYCIHPDAKSPSLFQDSVRSLAECLPNVFIASKTVKVNYAHSSRLQADINCMSDLLQRPEPWNYVLNLCAQDFPLKTNLEIVHQLKAFQGYNDIPGILAPDWFDHRTRIHHEFRNNMMIKMKDVPKPPPPQDFRFFFGNAYYAATKEFVHFVIHNQTAIDLLKYSEDTFSPDEHYWVTLHRIPGVPGGYTKSSWNSIVRFVHWKNTFKTPECVGKYVRNICIFGAGYVQHLAHARHLFANKFQMSFDPIAIQCMEQLLDYRNANPEAIKDYVSEFPATDMFGLN